The Ahaetulla prasina isolate Xishuangbanna chromosome 4, ASM2864084v1, whole genome shotgun sequence genome has a window encoding:
- the CMTM5 gene encoding CKLF-like MARVEL transmembrane domain-containing protein 5: MGEQEPAGGEAAGFALDKDFLRSPKGMVMGAELGLCFLVFLLLTASVSAYMGAALLEVLVTLTFLGLRATYYHERLTRVNWPCLDFLRCVSAAIIFIVVGFAVIATNHEGSAVSAFVFSLILIGIFCLDAYKTYQAEMGSEEDPERR, translated from the exons ATGGGCGAGCAGGAGCCGGCGGGCGGCGAGGCTGCGGGCTTCGCGCTGGATAAGGACTTTCTGCGCTCCCCCAAAGGGATGGTGATGGGGGCCGAGCTG GGTctttgtttcctggttttcttgCTGCTCACGGCTTCTGTTTCAGCCTACATGGGCGCTGCCTTGTTGGAGGTGTTGGTAACTCTGACTTTCCTGGGTTTGCGAGCCACGTACTACCACGAACGCCTGACCCGGGTCAACTGGCCCTGCCTG GATTTCCTTCGGTGCGTCAGCGCGGCTATCATCTTCATCGTGGTGGGCTTCGCCGTCATTGCCACCAACCATGAGGGATCGGCTGTCTCGGCCTTT GTTTTCAGTCTTATTCTAATTGGAATTTTCTGCTTGGACGCCTACAAAACCTACCAAGCGGAGATGGGATCGGAAGAAG ACCCCGAACGTCGGTGA